Proteins encoded by one window of Vigna radiata var. radiata cultivar VC1973A chromosome 5, Vradiata_ver6, whole genome shotgun sequence:
- the LOC106761250 gene encoding sister chromatid cohesion protein DCC1 isoform X1 codes for MESPQPGSRGAEALKHVVPGSSIAVKYHPLFGPHDDLILLELDEKLLPDVLHERVVLRGQPDEDAVLCTQSKTYAMKFVGTSNSVLLIPPANHSEFCENPQNNDSNKEEEKVVAPVIKVVSGNIELVEAAPRLDKLKSFLLEKTYNFDEYDMENLEDNQESTIGLYSWNDLVDNIQASDEELRSGLQALSAVEINGYWRLVDGSYMDMILGMLLKNSVINDWSLNALNEDEVVSTLVSDGFPGVLARHCLRTYGTKVNEGMPGCAWKLDEKRVCIHFAREILKGGKRKLESFLDEWRQKVPDGMQPTVDLVEGEVLIERVGVETWVRAFSVASLPSTPAERFAILFRERTKWEWKDLQPYVRDLKIPGLSSEGLLLKYTRRTQPSPDAEPIFSAR; via the exons ATGGAATCGCCACAGCCAGGTTCAAGAGGAGCAGAAGCTCTTAAACACGTAGTTCCTGGTTCATCTATTGCTGTTAAATATCACCCACTTTTTGGACCTCATGATGACCTCATCCTTCTAGAGCTTGATGAGAAACTTCTCCCAGATGTTCTGCATGAAAG GGTGGTCTTGAGAGGACAGCCTGATGAAGATGCAGTTCTTTGTACTCAATCCAAAACATATGCTATGAAGTTTGTTGGAACTTCCAATTCGGTTCTGCTTATACCACCAGCGAATCATTCAGAATTTTGTGAAAATCCACAAAACAATGATAGTaataaggaagaagagaaagttgtTGCACCTGTAATCAAAGTTGTATCTGGTAATATTGAGCTTGTCGAGGCAGCCCCCAGACTTGATAAACTTAAGTCTTTTCTATTAGAAAAGACTTACAATTTTGATGAATATGATATGGAAAATTTAGAAGACAACCAGGAATCTACAATAGGATTATATAGCTGGAATGATCTTGTAGACAATATCCAAGCTAGTGATGAGGAGTTAAGGTCTGGACTGCAGGCTCTTTCTGCAGTGGAGATTAATGGATATTGGAGATTAGTAGATGGGAGTTACATGGACATGATTCTTGGAATGCTTTTGAAAAATTCGGTGATAAATGATTGGTCACTCAATGCTTTAAACGAAGATGAAGTTGTCAGTACACTGGTATCAGATGGATTTCCTGGGGTGCTAGCAAGGCATTGTTTGCGTACATATGGCACCAAAGTAAATGAAGGCATGCCTGGCTGTGCCTGGAAATTGGACGAGAAGCGAGTATGTATACATTTTGCAAGAGAAATCCTGAAAGGGGGTAAAAGGAAGTTAGAGAGTTTCTTGGATGAATGGAGGCAGAAGGTTCCAGATGGAATGCAGCCCACTGTTGATCTTGTGGAAGGAGAGGTATTAATAGAGAGAGTTGGAGTTGAGACATGGGTTCGTGCCTTCAGCGTTGCATCTTTGCCTTCAACTCCGGCTGAGCGTTTTGCCATTCTTTTCAGAGAGAGGACAAAATGGGAATGGAAAGATCTGCAGCCATATGTCAG AGATCTGAAGATACCAGGTCTTTCTTCAGAAGGTTTGCTACTCAAATACACTCGAAGGACACAACCATCACCTGATGCGGAACCAATTTTCAGCGCAAGATAG
- the LOC106761250 gene encoding sister chromatid cohesion protein DCC1 isoform X2 produces the protein MESPQPGSRGAEALKHVVPGSSIAVKYHPLFGPHDDLILLELDEKLLPDVLHERVVLRGQPDEDAVLCTQSKTYAMKFVGTSNSVLLIPPANHSEFCENPQNNDSNKEEEKVVAPVIKVVSGNIELVEAAPRLDKLKSFLLEKTYNFDEYDMENLEDNQESTIGLYSWNDLVDNIQASDEELRSGLQALSAVEINGYWRLVDGSYMDMILGMLLKNSVINDWSLNALNEDEVVSTLVSDGFPGVLARHCLRTYGTKVNEGMPGCAWKLDEKRVCIHFAREILKGGKRKLESFLDEWRQKVPDGMQPTVDLVEGEVLIERVGVETWVRAFSVASLPSTPAERFAILFRERTKWEWKDLQPYVRDLKIPGLSSEGLLLKYTRRTQPSPDAEPIFSAR, from the exons ATGGAATCGCCACAGCCAGGTTCAAGAGGAGCAGAAGCTCTTAAACACGTAGTTCCTGGTTCATCTATTGCTGTTAAATATCACCCACTTTTTGGACCTCATGATGACCTCATCCTTCTAGAGCTTGATGAGAAACTTCTCCCAGATGTTCTGCATGAAAG GGTGGTCTTGAGAGGACAGCCTGATGAAGATGCAGTTCTTTGTACTCAATCCAAAACATATGCTATGAAGTTTGTTGGAACTTCCAATTCGGTTCTGCTTATACCACCAGCGAATCATTCAGAATTTTGTGAAAATCCACAAAACAATGATAGTaataaggaagaagagaaagttgtTGCACCTGTAATCAAAGTTGTATCTGGTAATATTGAGCTTGTCGAGGCAGCCCCCAGACTTGATAAACTTAAGTCTTTTCTATTAGAAAAGACTTACAATTTTGATGAATATGATATGGAAAATTTAGAAGACAACCAGGAATCTACAATAGGATTATATAGCTGGAATGATCTTGTAGACAATATCCAAGCTAGTGATGAGGAGTTAAGGTCTGGACTGCAGGCTCTTTCTGCAGTGGAGATTAATGGATATTGGAGATTAGTAGATGGGAGTTACATGGACATGATTCTTGGAATGCTTTTGAAAAATTCGGTGATAAATGATTGGTCACTCAATGCTTTAAACGAAGATGAAGTTGTCAGTACACTGGTATCAGATGGATTTCCTGGGGTGCTAGCAAGGCATTGTTTGCGTACATATGGCACCAAAGTAAATGAAGGCATGCCTGGCTGTGCCTGGAAATTGGACGAGAAGCGAGTATGTATACATTTTGCAAGAGAAATCCTGAAAGGGGGTAAAAGGAAGTTAGAGAGTTTCTTGGATGAATGGAGGCAGAAGGTTCCAGATGGAATGCAGCCCACTGTTGATCTTGTGGAAGGAGAGGTATTAATAGAGAGAGTTGGAGTTGAGACATGGGTTCGTGCCTTCAGCGTTGCATCTTTGCCTTCAACTCCGGCTGAGCGTTTTGCCATTCTTTTCAGAGAGAGGACAAAATGGGAATGGAAAGATCTGCAGCCATATGTCAG AGATCTGAAGATACCAGGTCTTTCTTCAGAAGGTTTGCTACTCAAATACACTCGAAGGACACAACCATCACCTGATGCGGAACCAATTTTCAGCGCAAGATA